One stretch of Cohnella algarum DNA includes these proteins:
- a CDS encoding ribulokinase, which produces MDKLYAIGVDYGTESGRALLVDVSNGEEVAVHVTAYPHGVIDEALPGSGIRLGRDWALQHPGDYLEVLRRSVPEVLRLSGVSPDRVIGVGIDFTACTMMPLDEAGVPLCLRTEWKDHPHAWVKLWKHHAAQEEASRINDIARERGELFLSRYGGKLSSEWMLPKVWQILNEAPEIYERADLFMEAADWVVMQLTGRLVRSACAAGYKALWHKRDGYPSSAFMRALDPRLERLAATKLRGPVAPLGGRAGELGELAAEWTGLLPGTAVAVGIVDAHAMVPACGVVAPGKLVMTMGTSTCHLLLSDKEVPAKGICGVAEDGIVPGLYGYEAGQSAVGDIFAWFVGEAVPEYAKREAAREGVGVHAWLERKASLLRPGESGLLALDWWNGNRSVLMDADLTGLMIGYTLQTKPEETYRALLEATAFGTRAIIEAFAAAGIGADELYACGGLPQRNRLLMQIYADVTGRPIKIADSVQTAALGAAMHGAAAAGTEAGGHASIAEAARHMARVREETFKPSEEHARIYDRLYAEYVKLQEYFGQGGNAVMKRLKAMKEV; this is translated from the coding sequence GGAATCCGGCTCGGGCGCGACTGGGCGCTCCAGCATCCGGGCGATTACCTCGAGGTGCTGCGCCGTTCAGTCCCGGAAGTGCTGCGCTTGTCCGGGGTAAGCCCGGACCGGGTCATCGGCGTCGGCATCGATTTTACGGCTTGCACGATGATGCCTTTGGACGAAGCGGGAGTGCCGCTATGCTTGCGAACCGAGTGGAAGGACCACCCCCACGCCTGGGTCAAGTTGTGGAAGCACCACGCGGCGCAGGAGGAAGCCAGCCGGATCAACGACATCGCCCGCGAGCGGGGAGAGCTTTTTTTGTCGAGATACGGCGGCAAGCTCTCGTCGGAATGGATGCTGCCCAAGGTTTGGCAGATTTTAAACGAAGCTCCCGAAATTTACGAACGGGCCGACCTGTTCATGGAAGCGGCGGACTGGGTGGTCATGCAGCTGACCGGCCGGCTTGTCCGCAGCGCCTGCGCGGCCGGTTACAAAGCCTTGTGGCATAAGCGGGACGGCTATCCGTCTTCGGCTTTCATGCGGGCGCTGGATCCCCGCCTGGAGCGTCTCGCCGCAACCAAACTGAGAGGCCCGGTCGCGCCGCTGGGCGGAAGAGCCGGCGAACTCGGCGAGCTGGCCGCCGAATGGACGGGGCTGCTTCCCGGCACGGCCGTCGCCGTCGGAATCGTCGACGCGCACGCCATGGTGCCGGCCTGCGGCGTCGTCGCGCCCGGCAAGCTGGTCATGACGATGGGCACTTCGACCTGCCATTTGCTTCTAAGCGACAAGGAAGTGCCGGCGAAAGGAATTTGCGGGGTTGCCGAGGACGGCATCGTTCCCGGGCTGTACGGATACGAAGCGGGACAGTCGGCGGTGGGCGACATTTTTGCCTGGTTCGTGGGGGAAGCGGTACCCGAATACGCGAAGCGGGAGGCGGCTCGGGAGGGCGTTGGCGTTCATGCGTGGCTGGAGCGGAAAGCTTCCCTTCTGAGACCGGGGGAAAGCGGGCTGCTGGCGCTCGACTGGTGGAACGGAAACCGCTCCGTGCTGATGGACGCGGATCTGACGGGGCTGATGATCGGCTATACGCTTCAAACGAAGCCGGAGGAGACGTATCGCGCCTTGCTCGAGGCGACCGCTTTCGGGACGCGCGCCATCATCGAAGCTTTCGCGGCAGCCGGGATCGGCGCGGACGAGCTGTACGCCTGCGGCGGGCTCCCGCAGCGGAACCGCCTGCTGATGCAAATTTACGCGGACGTGACCGGCCGCCCGATCAAAATCGCCGACTCGGTGCAGACGGCGGCGCTCGGCGCCGCGATGCACGGCGCGGCGGCGGCCGGAACGGAAGCGGGCGGTCACGCTTCGATCGCGGAGGCGGCGCGGCATATGGCCCGCGTCCGGGAGGAAACGTTCAAGCCGTCCGAGGAGCATGCGCGAATTTACGACCGGCTGTATGCGGAGTACGTCAAGCTTCAGGAATATTTCGGGCAAGGCGGCAATGCGGTCATGAAGCGTCTGAAGGCGATGAAGGAGGTTTGA
- the pheT gene encoding phenylalanine--tRNA ligase subunit beta, whose translation MNVSYNWLNDYIDLEGIEPSRLAELMTSGGIEIDSVPARNLGVSGVVVGYVKAREKHPDADKLGVCTVDAGTGEDLQIVCGASNVAAGQKVPVALIGAKLPGGLQIKRAKLRGVESQGMICSARELGINDKLLPKEQQEGILVLPGDLEVGQDVVKALGLDDYVLELDLTPNRSDCLSMLGVAYEASALTGRPLRLPDPSGDLYAAAEKTSDYVKVTIAAKEQCPHYAARYIKGVKIGPSPLWLQNRLIAAGVRPISNIVDITNYVMLEYGQPLHAFDAAKVAGGRIEVRMAREGETLVTLDGQERKLEPRMLVIADAEKPIALAGVMGGLDSEVTSDTVDIVLESARFDGGAVRAASRQLGLRSEASARFEKGVDPARVVAALDRAAGLIGKYGEGLVTEGVAEAGEASAEPVEIEVSLDRINRYLGTSLSSLEVKTIWSRLGFEAADKGNDVWVVTVPSRRPGISRDVDLIEEAARLHGYDNIAATPIEGPTTTGGLTKPQAIRRELRLALTRAGLHEAISYSITSPQRAALFPQLNGSADGVRPIALAMPMSEERSLLRTSIIPSLLDAAQYNKARKSPDVGLFEIANVYHSAEETLTTLPKEKPRLAIALSGNRRVASWNGAAEKYDFYDAKGLLDAAFERFGLADSIRYEAAGPEHFHPGRTAEVKLETTGGSLSLGFVGQLHPDLQRELDLDDTFVAEIELAPIYDAPENRIEYRTLPRFPAVERDLAVVVDRSVAAGALVSGVREAAGELLESVRVFDVYTGERLGQDKKSVALALVYRHPDRTLTDEEVTAAHGRALSKLEQSFAAELRK comes from the coding sequence ATGAACGTTTCTTATAATTGGTTAAACGACTATATCGATCTGGAAGGCATCGAGCCGTCGCGGCTCGCGGAGCTGATGACGAGCGGCGGCATCGAAATCGATTCGGTTCCGGCGCGCAACCTGGGCGTCTCGGGCGTCGTGGTCGGCTATGTGAAAGCGCGGGAAAAGCATCCGGACGCCGACAAGCTCGGCGTCTGCACGGTCGACGCGGGGACCGGCGAAGACTTGCAAATCGTTTGCGGAGCGTCGAACGTCGCGGCCGGGCAGAAGGTGCCGGTCGCGCTGATCGGGGCGAAGCTGCCGGGAGGCCTGCAGATTAAGCGGGCCAAGCTGCGCGGCGTCGAATCGCAAGGGATGATCTGCTCGGCGCGCGAGCTGGGCATCAACGACAAGCTGCTGCCGAAGGAGCAGCAGGAAGGCATTCTCGTCCTGCCCGGCGACCTTGAGGTAGGCCAGGACGTCGTGAAGGCGCTCGGACTGGACGATTACGTCCTGGAGCTGGATTTGACGCCGAACCGCTCCGATTGCCTCAGCATGCTGGGCGTCGCCTACGAAGCCTCGGCGCTGACCGGCCGGCCTCTGCGGCTGCCCGATCCTTCGGGCGATCTGTACGCCGCGGCGGAGAAAACGTCCGACTACGTAAAAGTAACGATCGCCGCCAAGGAGCAATGCCCGCATTATGCGGCTCGCTATATCAAGGGCGTCAAGATCGGCCCGTCTCCGCTCTGGCTGCAAAACCGGCTCATCGCCGCCGGCGTCCGCCCGATCAGCAACATCGTCGACATTACGAACTATGTCATGCTGGAGTACGGGCAGCCGCTGCACGCGTTCGACGCGGCCAAGGTAGCCGGGGGCCGCATCGAAGTCCGCATGGCCCGCGAGGGCGAAACGCTGGTGACGCTCGACGGCCAGGAGCGCAAGCTCGAGCCGCGCATGCTCGTCATCGCCGACGCGGAGAAGCCGATCGCGCTCGCCGGCGTCATGGGCGGCCTCGACTCCGAGGTGACAAGCGACACGGTCGACATCGTCCTGGAATCGGCGCGGTTCGACGGCGGCGCCGTCCGGGCCGCTTCGCGTCAGCTCGGGCTTCGTTCCGAAGCGTCCGCGCGGTTCGAGAAGGGAGTCGATCCCGCCCGCGTCGTCGCGGCGCTCGACCGCGCCGCCGGGCTGATCGGCAAATACGGCGAAGGCCTGGTCACGGAAGGGGTCGCGGAAGCCGGGGAAGCTTCGGCCGAGCCGGTCGAAATCGAAGTTTCGCTTGACCGCATCAACCGGTACTTGGGCACTTCGCTGTCCTCGCTGGAAGTGAAGACGATCTGGTCGCGCCTCGGATTCGAAGCGGCCGACAAAGGGAACGACGTATGGGTCGTGACCGTGCCTTCGCGGCGCCCGGGCATTTCACGGGACGTCGACCTCATCGAGGAAGCAGCCAGACTGCACGGGTACGACAACATTGCGGCGACGCCGATCGAAGGTCCGACGACGACGGGAGGGCTGACGAAACCGCAGGCGATCCGCCGCGAGCTGAGGCTGGCGCTGACGCGCGCCGGCCTTCACGAGGCGATTTCCTATTCGATTACGTCGCCGCAGCGGGCGGCATTGTTCCCGCAATTGAACGGTTCCGCCGACGGCGTGCGCCCGATCGCCCTGGCGATGCCGATGAGCGAGGAACGCAGCCTGCTCCGGACGTCGATCATTCCGAGCCTGCTCGACGCCGCCCAGTACAACAAGGCGCGCAAAAGCCCGGACGTCGGCCTGTTCGAAATCGCGAACGTCTACCATTCGGCGGAAGAGACGCTGACGACGCTTCCGAAGGAAAAGCCGCGCCTGGCGATCGCGCTGTCGGGCAACCGGCGCGTCGCGTCGTGGAACGGGGCGGCCGAGAAGTACGATTTTTACGATGCGAAGGGGCTGCTCGACGCCGCGTTCGAGCGTTTCGGCCTCGCGGATTCGATTCGTTACGAGGCGGCGGGCCCCGAGCATTTCCACCCGGGCCGCACCGCCGAGGTGAAGCTTGAAACGACGGGCGGAAGCTTGTCGCTCGGGTTTGTCGGCCAGCTGCATCCGGATCTGCAGCGGGAGCTGGATCTTGACGATACGTTCGTCGCGGAAATCGAGCTGGCGCCGATTTACGACGCGCCGGAAAACCGGATCGAATACCGGACGCTTCCGCGCTTCCCGGCGGTCGAGCGTGATTTGGCGGTCGTCGTCGACCGCTCGGTCGCGGCCGGCGCGCTCGTGTCCGGCGTTCGCGAGGCGGCCGGCGAGCTGCTCGAGTCCGTTCGCGTGTTCGACGTGTACACGGGCGAGCGGCTCGGCCAGGACAAGAAGAGCGTCGCCCTGGCGCTCGTGTACCGGCACCCGGACCGCACGCTGACGGATGAAGAAGTGACGGCGGCCCACGGCAGGGCGCTGTCAAAATTGGAACAATCTTTCGCGGCCGAACTGCGGAAATAA
- the pheS gene encoding phenylalanine--tRNA ligase subunit alpha, producing MKERLEALRREALEKLSKADGAGELNDLRVHYLGKKGQLTEVLRGMGALSAEERPAIGQVANEVRAALEAVIAEKQEQFDREETARRLQAETIDVTLPGRAPSVGSVHPLTKVTQEIEDIFIGMGYQIAEGPEVETDFFNFEALNLPKDHPARDMQDSFYITDEILLRTQTSPIQIRAMQAAEGKTPLKIICPGKVYRRDDDDATHSFMFHQIEGLVVGPNIRMSDLKGTLLQFVQKMYGSQVQIRLRPSFFPFTEPSAEVDVTCAQCGGSGCRMCKQTGWVEILGCGMVHPKVLEYGGYDSKEVSGFAFGMGVERVALLKYEIDDIRHFYYSDQRFLSQFNRI from the coding sequence ATGAAGGAACGATTGGAAGCGCTGCGTCGGGAAGCGCTCGAGAAGCTGTCGAAAGCGGACGGCGCCGGCGAGCTGAACGACCTGCGCGTGCACTATTTGGGCAAAAAGGGGCAGCTGACGGAAGTGCTGCGGGGAATGGGCGCCTTGAGCGCCGAAGAACGTCCCGCGATCGGTCAGGTCGCCAACGAGGTCCGGGCGGCGCTGGAAGCCGTCATCGCGGAGAAGCAGGAGCAGTTCGACCGGGAGGAGACGGCTCGCCGCCTGCAGGCCGAGACGATCGACGTCACGCTGCCGGGCCGCGCGCCTTCCGTCGGCTCCGTGCATCCGCTCACGAAGGTGACGCAGGAGATCGAGGATATTTTTATCGGCATGGGGTATCAAATCGCGGAAGGTCCCGAGGTGGAAACCGACTTTTTCAACTTCGAAGCGCTGAATTTGCCGAAAGACCATCCGGCGCGCGACATGCAGGATTCGTTTTATATCACCGACGAGATCCTGCTCCGCACGCAGACGTCCCCGATCCAAATCCGGGCGATGCAGGCGGCCGAAGGCAAGACGCCGCTCAAAATCATTTGCCCGGGCAAGGTGTACCGCCGCGACGACGACGACGCGACCCATTCGTTCATGTTCCACCAGATCGAAGGCCTGGTCGTCGGCCCGAACATCCGCATGAGCGATCTCAAGGGCACGCTGCTGCAATTCGTGCAAAAGATGTACGGCTCGCAGGTTCAAATCCGGCTGCGGCCGAGCTTTTTCCCGTTCACCGAACCGAGCGCCGAAGTGGACGTGACCTGCGCGCAATGCGGCGGCAGCGGCTGCCGGATGTGCAAGCAAACCGGCTGGGTCGAAATTCTCGGCTGCGGCATGGTGCATCCGAAAGTGCTGGAATACGGCGGCTACGATTCGAAAGAGGTTTCCGGCTTCGCGTTCGGCATGGGCGTGGAGCGGGTTGCGCTGCTCAAGTACGAGATCGACGACATTCGCCATTTCTACTACAGCGATCAGCGGTTTTTGAGCCAGTTCAACCGAATTTGA
- a CDS encoding class I SAM-dependent methyltransferase → MSQRAPATKNEITYALFELDPAVYYEERYAYSNVVGIVEKEGPVAKNSLVYQKSSCLMEALGRCVAAAGTEEIKVLEVGCGSGTFGARVKRDFPNVRLYGVDMSSSCIEIAKQNGFDRAVAYDVVQGLPYADGEFDFIYTMDFFGHVEFRSKDRIISEMHRVTKPGGYGFHGIETGFIDYLNCDPKNPDDVVRKYVYMEGHIGVETLEDILDRFEPRFEVVQTFPFPIRPLLNIGNIMNSKFWGEEFCAAFAQVDTPATRAAADLVLGWFNKHLTGQLFEAFGSRLVRSRIPDTGNPALNRFIDTMLQGCGFSMTTLRKPQ, encoded by the coding sequence TTGAGCCAAAGAGCTCCCGCGACGAAAAACGAAATTACTTATGCCCTGTTCGAATTGGACCCGGCCGTCTACTACGAGGAAAGATACGCTTACAGCAACGTGGTCGGAATCGTGGAGAAAGAAGGACCGGTAGCGAAAAACTCGCTCGTTTACCAAAAGTCGTCCTGCCTGATGGAGGCGCTTGGGCGCTGCGTTGCCGCCGCCGGAACCGAGGAAATCAAGGTGCTGGAGGTCGGATGCGGGTCCGGGACGTTCGGGGCGCGGGTGAAGCGCGACTTTCCGAACGTAAGGCTTTACGGAGTCGACATGAGCTCGAGCTGCATCGAAATCGCAAAGCAGAACGGGTTCGACCGCGCCGTCGCGTACGACGTCGTCCAAGGGCTGCCGTACGCGGACGGCGAGTTCGATTTTATATATACGATGGACTTTTTCGGCCATGTCGAGTTCCGGAGCAAGGACCGCATCATTTCCGAAATGCATCGGGTGACGAAGCCCGGCGGCTACGGCTTTCACGGCATCGAAACGGGCTTTATCGACTATTTGAACTGCGATCCGAAAAATCCGGACGACGTCGTGCGCAAATACGTCTACATGGAAGGCCACATCGGCGTCGAGACGCTGGAGGACATTTTGGACCGGTTCGAGCCCCGGTTCGAGGTCGTTCAGACGTTTCCGTTCCCGATCCGTCCCTTGCTCAACATCGGCAATATTATGAACAGCAAGTTCTGGGGAGAGGAATTTTGCGCCGCGTTCGCGCAGGTCGACACGCCGGCGACCCGGGCGGCCGCGGATCTCGTGCTGGGCTGGTTCAACAAGCATTTGACCGGGCAGCTGTTCGAAGCGTTCGGCAGCCGGCTCGTTCGCTCCCGCATTCCGGATACCGGCAATCCGGCGCTGAACCGGTTTATCGATACGATGCTGCAGGGATGCGGCTTTTCCATGACGACGCTGCGCAAACCGCAATAA